Sequence from the Argentina anserina chromosome 7, drPotAnse1.1, whole genome shotgun sequence genome:
CCAGAGGGTTACATCGTTGTCGAATCGCGGGAGCACGTTCGAGAATGCTTTTAATCTAGAAGGAGCAGGTGGCCATGTTTTCGGATTATTGGACTGGGAAACGCTGGTGATACTTCCCCAAAGGGTGGCCTTCAAATCCTTAGAAGATGGCAGTTATCTGTGTTCCCGTTGGATCGAAAAACACCCATATCAGAGGTTTGAGTCCAACAAGGATGTTGCAGATCCACTGGTGGCTAAGGAGTTGTTTGTCACTGCTGATGGAAGCCTTCGTATAAAGGACGGACACTATTCCAAATTCTGGAGACGTAGCCCTAATTGGATATGGGCTGATGCTGAAGATGAAGACAAGTCCGACGACACGTTGTTTTGGCCTATCAGAGCTCTTCGCAACTTGGGTAACAACAATTTCTGCGGTGCACTCACCAGTCACCACCGAGTACAAAACCAACTGTCTCAACGCCGCTTACCGTAGCATCTCTAAAGAGTCGAAGCTGGTGGTGGAAGAGCTTGTTCTCTCAAGGACCATCTACAATATCAATTATCGACTCTCCGACTCCAGGATCTACCACGAGAAGGTCATAGAAATGGACACAGCTCTCGCAGTTAACGACAGTCCAAACAGAGACACCACTATCAGCCTCAACTTTGTGGTAAACGACTCTAGGACCCGTAGTTGGAATAACAGCGTTTCTTTAACTTCAGATGTAAAAACAACTCTGGAAGTCGGCACTGTTCCACGAATTCTAGACGGTAAGATCGAACTCTCAGCTGAGAGGTCGACTACCACAGCTAACCAGTGGGGACAAACTACCACAATTGAACATACCAGGGCGGCCAATTATGCAGTTGTCGTGCCCCCTGTATCTAAGATGAAGGTGAGTCTCATAGCTTCAAGGGCTACCTGCGATGTGCCTTTCTCCTACACTCAGCGTGACATTCTCACTGACGGCCGAACCGTTACAAAAACCATGGATGATGGTCTTTTCACTGGGATTAATGCCTTCAAATTTGACTACCAGAATCAGGCATGCTATGGTGGCCAGGCTCTCTCTGTCTCTAGTCCATGGTGGCTCCCGCATGCAGTGTACTTTTGGCAGTTTTGGGCGTGCGTGGTTCTGGTGTTCAGTGTGTTATTGCGTTTACTGCAATTCTTGTAATTTGATTCAGGTTTGCTCTTATCTATTAATTTACAATAAGAATGTGGCATCACTTGTAAACAACAGTGTAATATTAAAGACAAGATGGAAAATTTAGATTAAACTCattaaagaagaaggaaaaggtTCACAATCagatcttttttatttttttttaaattgtttTATATATTGAAGTAAATAAAACTTATACACAACATTGTATTGCCTAAACGTGGCCAAAATGCACGTAAgcacattacataaaataccAAACTTCATGTAGCGGAATTTCACAGGACGTTAATATAAAATAAACTACATGTACAACCTCTTCAGTGATAGCCTTTAAGATGCTACAAATTGATTACCTAAGTATGATCGCATTCCATATATGTGTACACAGTCGCTTTTCTCAGAAGTTGAAATTAGCAAGTGTGGGCTGCTAATTAACCTTAAGCGGGGATGCATGATCATCTAGAGTTTGCACACAACATGATCGATGAAGTCAGTAAGTGCTTTAGCTAGCTCTTAGATCATTTCCATATTCTTGTAGTTGTATACGTAAATGAACTTGTCATCAGCTACAGTTAGAATCCAGTGTTTGTGACCTAGACTTTAATTACTGGTCTGACTCTAAGCACATAATTTAACAGATGATGCAGTTTTGCATCAAGTAAGAAACCTTTCATTTTGAGAAATGTATCACGCTAATACTAAGCAGAAATACAGCAATCAAGATTAACAATTGATTCGAGTACGTTAAAATGCGTTTACATATACCGGGTTACTCACTAACTGAATCGGTGAGCATGATGAAGCATACATGAGAATTGCAATTTGGGTTGTTAGGCTTTATAAGTTTAGCAATGAAATGATGGAAGTGGATTCTATACACCATGGAGTGCAAGCACCATcgattattttaatattataaATCAATATCAGCCACTAATATGTGAGCTCGGTTATCTATGTTACATTGATTTTAAACACTCAACTATTAACATAACAGTCAACCAATCAAGTATATATTTAATGGAAATAAagatataataattaaataactcAATCAAGTATAATTACGTGGTCCGAGAGCCAATTAAGGTTTTGTCTATTAACTTCTTATTTGATGTTCTTTAAACTCAATTGgtgatttataatttataattttttgtacataaataaataaataagtgCATGTTAATTGTTACATTCAATTTTAGAAGTTTCAATATAatgattgtaataacccgatttttcggaacgatgtttggtttgatttaaattctataaagttgtgaacttcatttaaaatgaatttggttgtttgcgacattatgaaataaaaacggaaacgttctcggaacgtttatttagaaaaacgttacgtttccgcgacgtgaatatcgacttttattccgtcgcgcgtttgcgaaaacttccttcatggaagttgtagagctcgtggATACAAGTTTGAGGACACATCATGCGTTCGAATTGGACGTCGGATGTCAAAGTTATTAACatcagaagttagtttccgattttggaaacgagtataaaagggCATTTTTTAGATTAgagtttccataattggaaaaccctatctctctcctcacttccacctccctctcttctctctccctgaaacctctctctctcttcttcagaAATTCCTCCGCCACGATCCGACGAGCTCCGGCCTTCGTGACTCACACCGCCGGCCTAGGAAGCGTCGCGCCACTCCCCAcagtcgaccccgaggtcgacgcaccCTCTCACGCCacgccggagctccaccaacgaCGCCAAGATTCTGCGAATTCTCCGACGGCCTCTCAAGCTCCCCGGCGACGATCCGACGGTCCAAAAGCTCAtttgaggtgagggttagcctaggttggttgttgtgatgctttgatgtgatttttgtggttgtttgatTCGAATTGGAGgaaatcggaggaggagggatttgggggagataccgccgccttaggcggcgcgtgtgggtgctGGAGGGGGTaggaggcggcgtgaggccgtggggaggaagaggaggaagaaaggaggagattaggggcggcggtggcgtgctagaCGCCGGCTTTAGGCTCAGCGTGTGGGCTCCACACGCTGCCACAGttagtggcgcgtgagcgccacgcgcggtctgccggaggtggcgcgtgtaccccacgcgccgccacgtgcggcggcgcgtgaatgGTGTTTTCgaacagtaaattgtaaaaatttatttttatgacggtgaatgtaaaaaggttatttacgtactgtaaatgtaaatttattttacatacggtaaatgtaaatgtaactTACTttaagtaaatgtaaaaagtaatttcggaagggtaaatcagtaattaatctTTACTgtgacagtatttacatttgaatagtattcatatgtacataaatacgtaaataatatgtatttgaatagaaatatgtgaatagtaaatacgtgaatagtaatttcgtaaaaccagaaattgctaaacagtaacttattattactgtttcgtcatttaaggtttacgtaacgattctaaatttgTTTCTTAACTTTTCAAGGTAATTGATAATTCAATAAAAGGGATTACATTCGGAATTGTGGAGAATACGCTCGAGATTATAAAGTGAGtataatctcacatatttacgaatctacccttgcagagattcaagattatgcagaattttaaagaatgaaatataacatgtatatgatatagtggagtatatatatatatatatatatatatatatttgtataaatggtaaataggtacatatatatatatagtttgctatattatatactgttatgatttcgttgtgaatatgtcattttgatgacgagattatatatcgagcatgtgatttgattgtacaatatgacatgatgattattatatgtggttttaacatggagattgttaaaacctttttgtcttcggacgtgatttgtcttcggacgtaaTTTTGTCTACGGACGTGTGATGTCctcggacgtgttttgtcttcgggcgcgttttgtcttcgaacgagttttgtcttcgaacgagtttttgtcttcggacgtgattgatgtcttcggacgagttttttcttcagacgtgtttatgtcttcggaccagtcttcggacgtgtttggcatgttggaacctagcctttggccggatgaaagttacgatacagttataGCTCTAGCATGTCTGtcggggtactgcatatgaggtaacagatgggttatcggcttatgtgtacccatatattttgatattggatgacagatggttgtccaatatcggcggtgtactacatgaggggtaacagatgtgtaacagcgctcatgagtacccgtattataaatgcatttgggtaaacagaggggttgcccaattctcatgagtttatatattttcacattattagacaaccagatgggccgtctaatttATCATGactgcatttatatttgttgatgtgtggattttcatatatattgatatgcgagtggtatttgttattttactcatacgagttgtaaagcttaccgggtttgtgtttacaatctcgatgcacctattcgatggtgtaggggataatttcgcaggtgttgattagtgggaatcgaaggacaactctgaagattcGGAGTTATTCATTTttcatcttgtggtgaggatttttgtggatttgtgtgagaatttgtgaggattattacatttctattttatgtaatgttgaattataaatttggtttgtaataattggtcgtctgagttgtattgtgaactcagtaatgatccactgcgacattaaaacgatttcgatttattgagatttgttttagcatttttcatgactttgaaatttgagtttttatgctagaaatttcggggtcgtgacaatgatataaaaaaaactcaaatgtAATCTAACTCCCAACCTCTCACTTACGAAAGAGAGATTATGTCACTACATAAAATAATTGACATTGTGGCTAATTAGATTATTATTTAGTTGGCTGACCCAAGAAAAGTAATTGTAATTATGATAAAAATTACTAAATTTTCTTACAACATGTATGTGTTTtgatgtagtttttttttttgaaaaatctaACAAGAAAGTTTTATGTAGAGTACAAACTGTCTATATATTAGACCGATTGAGTCTTTACATTAATTATATTCTCAACTATTTAATCACCAGTTAGTTGGTTTTCTTATTACTTATTATTATAAAACACAATATGTTATCAGTAGAATGTTGTGAAGTCGACTCATGCAAAATTCGTTGTAgcatttaaattatttatttggtaAGGAGAAAAATAGAATAGATGTTGTACTTAGGTAGGGTGACCGAATGAAATtctaaaaaagaacaaaattagTTAATAACACAGCCCAAAAAGTTAATCTAAAAACCTAGAATATTAAATTCATGTTGCATTGGTGGAtgtaaaaagttaaaaaagcCTAACAACTGACTTTTAATCTTCTTTTTGCATTGAAGTTTGAGTAACGTTCGTTTAATAAACCAACGGCAACATCCCTCATATCTGTTGTGCCACACTCTCTGATGCGCATAATAGACTCTTTGAAATGATGATGAAGTACGTATTTATAGGTGAGACTAATCGCTTTCGGAAAATGCGAGTGCATGCATGAGGAAAACAATGTAGCTTGGTCCGCCAAATACTCAGTTCACTTCTTTTAATCATGATGAAAACAATATATTATTAGTACGTAGGGCTTCAGGTATCCCcaattgattaattttttttttgattgacCCCAATTGATTAATTAGTGCTCCTCTAAAATTATGTGATACTAACATTTACACCATAAGCTCGATCTGTAAGACAATTTCAACGATATATATCAATTAATTAAGCTAATTAACTAGCTAGCCTTCCcacaaagaacaaaaatatctCAAAAGTCAAAAGAAAACTTGATTTTCTAAGTCCTAGCAGTAAGACAGCGGAAGTCTTGCAAGCTATAGCTTAACATCTTTACTGAACTCATGCATATATAAAGGTTAAATGATGATTGCAATTTATGAAATTACATTGATAATCTCTTTCATAATATACCCCGGTCATAATATAGACTTGGAAGCTTATCGATAAAGGAAAATCTCCATAGGCGCGGTCATGCATGAATGTTGAAGAGACATGAAAAACTACAATTCGTTGTCTACTTTTGGCCGGGGTAACACTTCATACTCTTCAACCTTTGGACGCTTTTGCATCTCATTTTCTGGAAGAAGGTAAAGGATTCAATTACGTAAGTACGTACGTAAATGATATTGAGTCCAGCTGTTCAGGTCTACAATATTCGCTAACAACTGAAGATTTACTGTGATGAAGGTTTACTGTGATAAATATACATGCCTTTGCAATATGTGTTCTTACGTAATTGAAAGAGATTATCAATGTAATTTAAACCCATAGTTCCATTAAACTGAAGCATATTACAGGTCTACAATATTACAGGTTTACAATAAACAAAGGTAATGGCTGAAGAAAGTTTTATTTCTTACTTGATATGATGTACATCAACATTCTTATACAGGTTGATTACAATCAGGATCCACAATATGTGGTCTACAATAGGTATACTATCATGTATAATAACTAATATCTATAACCAGCTGATCACCCATAATCTACTCATTtaatactccccctcaagttggagTATATGTTGATTACACCCAACTTGTCAAGTAAACTTCAAACTGCATTGAGCTTAAAGGCTTTGTAAACACATCTGCTGGTTGATCCTTGCTTCTGATATGCGCTGCTTCAATAATTCCTCTCTGCATCTTTTCTCGCACAACATGACAGTCTATTTCTATATGTTTTGTGCGCTCATGGAATACCGGATTCGAAGCGATGTGTATAGCAGCCTTATTATCACAAAACAACTTCACAGGTCGACCTAAACTTATTCCCAAATCATTTAGAATGTACCTTAACCAAGTGACCTCACTAGTTGTTGAGGCCATGGCGCGGTATTCAGCCTCCGCACTTGAGCATGCTACTGTGGTCTGCTTCTTTGTCTTCCAAGAAACTGGTGCATTCCCAAATGTAACTAAGTACCCTGTCACTGACCTCCTTGTGTCCTTGCACCGTGCCCAGTCTGCATCACAGTAAGCCTTCAACTCCAATGAACCAGAAAAAGGCAAGAGTATCCCTTGTCCTGGCGCTTGTTTAATATAACATAAAACCTTGTAAGCAGCATCAAGATGTGGTTGCCTCGGCTTATccataaattgactcaaaacATGAACAATATACACCAAATCTGGTCTTGTGATGGTAAGATATATCAAGCGTCCCACTAACCTTCAACAAATCTCCTCCTGCTTGCGTGAGAGATAGCCCTTGATCAACTGGGAATCATGATGGTTTAGCGCCAAGGAAACCCTTATCTTCTAGGATTTCCAAAGCATACTTTCTTTGATTCAAAACAAGTCCTTGCTTTGACCTTGCTACTTCAATTCCAAGAAAGTATTTGAGCTGCCACATGTCCTTCAACTTAAATCGATTTGAAAGAAATTGCTTAGCATCTTCTATCTCCTTCAAATTGTTCCCTGCTACAATCACGTCATCAACATAAATCAACAACACAGTAATACCACCAGGTCTGTTTCGCACAAATAAGGAATAATCTGCCCATGATGGGTGGAAGCCTCCTGCTTTGAGTGATGATGAAAGCTTAATTAACCATTGGTGGGAAGCCTGCTTGAGTCCATAAAGTGACTTGTGCAATTTACAAACTCTAGTCTCCCCCTTTCGTCCGAAACCAGGAGGAAGTTGCATGTACACTTCTT
This genomic interval carries:
- the LOC126803508 gene encoding uncharacterized protein LOC126803508 gives rise to the protein MKTSPTTRCFGLSELFATWVTTISAVHSPVTTEYKTNCLNAAYRSISKESKLVVEELVLSRTIYNINYRLSDSRIYHEKVIEMDTALAVNDSPNRDTTISLNFVVNDSRTRSWNNSVSLTSDVKTTLEVGTVPRILDGKIELSAERSTTTANQWGQTTTIEHTRAANYAVVVPPVSKMKVSLIASRATCDVPFSYTQRDILTDGRTVTKTMDDGLFTGINAFKFDYQNQACYGGQALSVSSPWWLPHAVFALIY